In Capsicum annuum cultivar UCD-10X-F1 chromosome 8, UCD10Xv1.1, whole genome shotgun sequence, the genomic window aagactcgggtgaggacgcTAGGGGGAGACTCAGATCTTTTTTCGGTTGAGACAAGATTGCATCAGGGGTCGACTCTCAGCCCGTTTTTGTTTGCACTGGTGATGGACGTGCTGACGTGGAGGATTCAagatgaggtgccttggtgtatgttatttgcagatgatgtagtgctaattgatgagacgcggggggtgTGAATGAAAATTGGAGGTTTGCAACCCTCGaatctaaggggtttaggttgagtaggtccaagacggagtatttggaatgcaagttcaGTGACTCGAAGTAGGAGGACggagtggtggtgaggttggattcctaggatgtttgtaagaggtatagtttaagtatcttgggtttatgatttaggggaatggcgagattgatgaggatgtctctaaacgtattggagcaggttggatgaagtagaggctcgcctcgggagtgctgtgtgataagaaggtgctcttaaagcttaaaggcaagttctacagagtggcagtccgtccggccatgttgtatggtgcagagtgttggccagtcaagaactccctcATTCAAAAACTGAAGGTAGAGAAAATGAGAATGTTACGTTGGatatgtggacttactagaggggatagagttaggaatgagattatccgggagaaggtgggagtggcttcggtggagggcaagatgcgggaaggtaggctgagatggtttgggcatgtgatgacgaggggcacggatgccccagttcgtaggtatgagaggctagcgTGGGATGATTTCAAGagaagtagaggtaggccgaagaaatactggtgagaagtgattagacatgacatgaggctgttacagcttactgagaatatgaccctagatagaaaggtgtggaggtcgcggattaaGGTAGAAAATTAGTGCGTGTGTGGGTTGTAACTAGTAGTTAGGGAGCTCtggtgtagccgggttagtaagcCTACGACTGTGTCCAGTGGTAGGAGCCGCTAATGTATGGTTTATACTAGGGGTgaccttttcttatttcttatttcctgtttttaaatttcatattgcTTTTATTTTCGTGGCTCCCTTAGCTCTATTTTTATCATCTCTCATTTCTTATTTTGGTTATACCCACCCATTCTGTTTCATGtattactatgaccttgttaactattcattatcttgagccggggatctatcggaaacagcctctctacttcttcggaagtagcggtatggactgcgtacattttacccttcccagaccccacttggtgggattacactgggtatgttgttgtttttgttgttgtcatATGTTAAACCTCCTATACTCTATGACACTTCTTCTAATCTTTAACATTGAATAATTGTTGATTAATGTGAATAATAGTGGAGACGAGAGGGAACTTCATcattattttggtatttagtGTACACGAGTGACTCATCTTCAACGGCATGGCTAATGGAATACTCAATTTGTCAGAGGTTTTGTGCGGACATTTTTCCCGTCACTCTTCTATCTCTAAATCTGCTTCTCACCCTCATATTCTTTTTAATCTGTATCTCCAAGAATATTAAAAATGAGGCTTCAAAGtaaacccaaaaagatttcttTCACATAATAACTTTGatctcaattcttttttttttgtttgataaccgtggtgtccgagAGACCTGAGACCCAATTTATAGCCACTACGCtccaatccttttccaagtagaaTGCTACATtaaaatccttttccaagtaggattctatatattattcctattcctactccaATTCTAACATGTAAAGAATGGATTTCGGGCCTCACTCAACCTCAAAGGCCTAGCTCACGAGGGGAGGATTgctcaagtccatataaggagatcaaCTGCTCAATTTTGGATCCTTTTGAGTTGGTGCATGGTGGTAGCAGCGAAGCAAATATGGGTAGGAAAAGTGAgaacaaatgaaaaaaagaaatataagtgtaagaaaattaaaattatttggatCTGACTTGACTCTAACATGGCAGCGCATTGAAGACAGTGGGCATGTCATATAGACCCGTGATATGGTACAATATTCCACTCTATAGTGCTAGGGCCTTAGATTCGTATGTCCCAGGTTGTTAGGAGTGGTACCATAGGCTGAGGATCTGAGATGCTAAAGAAAATATGATTGTACCCCATTACTGTTTCTCATATTTCTGTGTGGCAGATAAGGAAGGCAACCCTCATATAGATGTAGAGCACTGACTACATAATGTAGCCCCAAGCATATACTAATTCTGAACTGCTCAGACTTGTTACAACTTGCAAAGGGAAATTTGGATACTTATCTTGAACTTTGGTGTTTTTAGCGAACTCAGCTATACATCAAGAAACCCATGGTGTGCTTAGGTACTCAGTGAAGcaccttctcttttcttgatcttgATGGCGTTATGAAGAGTTTTCTGAAACTGAGTATAGGCATGACGTTATCTGTCTAAGTAGTTACCACTAGGGATGTTCAtgatttggttaaaaaccaaaccgattaaaaaaaccAACATTTGGTTTGGAGTGGtgtggttttaaattttaaaaatcgataatatttggtttggttatggttctacaatgaaaaaactgaaaaaataaccaaaccaaaccgaaccgatgaattatatatataaattttataattatttggaTATATAATATTAGTTTCATAaagaattataaatattttatacctttAAATCATTAATTTGGTTTTAGTCTACTTATTTCACATGCACTACAAaacatttaaataattttcattgtttggtttgaacatataatattattgtatatatatggtGTGGTATATTGTCAGTCTTTAATTTATTTGCTAAGACATTCATCTACTTTACAGTGGCTTACCCTTTTGATTTTTTAAGGGTTGACCATTCTATTTAAAGATCTACATTGTCTCTATGAATGTTAGATAAGTGAAGTGACCATTCTATTTAAAGATCTACATTGTCTCTATGAATGTTAGATATGTGAAGTGAAAGAACATCCACAACTTACATATGCTAAAACTTCAAAATAATGTTGATAAATAATAGAAGATTCATATACTTTCATCTTGTGATAATAGAGAGAAATATATTGATTCCTAACGTTCATTTGAAATATTTGTTTCATGTCCCGTTGTTTTACTATTATCAATTTATCATTAGCTAATATAAAtccaaaaaccaaaccaaaatgaACTAAAACCAacaagaaccaaaccgatggtttttattttatttggtttgttttgcttttaaaattttaaaaacagacttaattggtttggttatggttttaatcaAAACcgaaccatgaacacccctagtcACTAGCCTCAGAAAGAAAACTTGGTTTGGCGACCTAAAATAAGGAGAGTACAGAATAGGTGTATTGCCTCGTTCAAGATACAGAGAAACAAGTTACGAGTCATGGCTGCGAAAATATGGGCACATAGGCTGGTTTATTCCTTAGAGAGAACTGATATAGTGTGGTGCTTTTTCCTTCCTCCAGTAAGAGAATAGAGTATGCAATTCTTTCTAGTTGCCAAAATGAAGATGGAAATTCTTCTACCTAAGGATGGAAACGGGGCACAGGTGGttttggggttggggttggggggGAATCCGCTCCACTGCACATAAACCCGCATTGCTTAAGTTCTCATTTTCTGCATTTTGTACCGCAGTTcgtaaaaagaatttttttgctGAAGTGACCATTATCTATTAGTTACTTTGGATAGATGAAAATTGGAAAATGTTTCACTGCTATGTCGAATGAATCCAGAAAGTCAAAAGTAATCCTAGTTTCTAAATAAATACGATTCATTTATTGACAAGATACTCCAGATACAAATATATTGTATAAGTATAAGAGTAATAATGTATACACCAAAAAAATATGAGCAATAAATGTGCAGTTTCTCTTTTCAATTCCTTGACGTGATTTATAGAATTTCATCATATATATGTTGCTAGCTAGTTTTAATGTGATGAATTTCTTATGagtttgaatttcatatttttattcaataccCCAAATTTAAATTTCTACATTTGCAACTGAAAACAAAGAAGGAAATGGAGTAAagtaaaaatttatgcatacaaaTGGGATCACTGATAAATAACAGAATTAGTAAACCCAGGAAAAAGAAACAGATTCTCCAGCCTGCAATCGCCCTTGCCCACCAGAgcttcaataaaaaataaaaataacccgCCTGCACCACACCCGCATATGCCTGAACCAGCCCCGTCCCGTTGCCATCCCTACTTATAACTCTTTACTTAtgcttttctcatctttttttcaCACACGTGCATGGATGATTTATGAATAAGCTGGTTTCTAGGGAATACGTCAAGTAGTactttgaatttgtattttttatcatGTTTCCAACTTGTGATACGTTATAATTTGGGGAAATCATAAGTTTCCCCTTAAAGTTGCATGGAAAAGTCATATATGCACTGATAATTTAAGGGCGACCCCTCAACCCCCTATTCTTGTTCAAAGTGTATTTATATCCCCTTGAAAATTCAAAACCAATCTTTACGTGATTTAAAAGGCTAGCATTGATGATCAAGCCCAATTCTTTAGTTTGATACTACGGCCATAGTGTTTGTTTATTGAAGTAGTCAGGATAACCATCATTAACTGCTGTGTCCAAATACTACTATGACGTGAACTGCTGATATCAGTTATACTAGGGAGGATGCTGTGGAAGTGCCAAAACTTTAAGTCTTGAGAAATATCGTGATTATTTAGGTATACTAAGGTTAAACGCATAATCAAAATGGATACATTCTAAGACCACCAGCCAGTTGACATATAAAAGCAAACTATTCTACGAGGTAACCTGTAATAATACCTAGTATCTCAATACCTGACAGAACAAAAGACAGGATGACAAAGATCATAACatattttataaaaccaataatgTTGAGTACACACGGATACCTTAGTCATGATTTACAAATGCTAGATAACAGGGTAGATGGGAGAAACATACCAATAGACCTAGACATAGCAAGAACACCAAAAACTCGATGCCCGTTCCACTGTATAACCTTCCCTCCAGCAACTTCAATCCTTGCATATTCATCTTCTCGGTTTGGctaataaagaaaacataaacGAAAATTGGCACACAAGGCTTAGTCAGTGACATCACACGTAGTTAACGTCATATTAGAACAACAGTTTCACTTACTTTGTGATCCACTGACAATGCCATGGGTTCTTTTCCACGGCACAGAACAGCCCTTGAATCACCACAGTTTGCTACTATTATGTGCGATGAACAAACAATGGCGACAATGGCCGTGGAGCCTACAGTTTCTGGGGCAACAGCCTCATGATTTCCTGCCCCTCCAATCTCATCATCAACCTTGAGAAAACAGTTGGTAAATGCATTTTTCCATTGATCCTGGCAATTTTGCCTAATATTTTCATCATTGAGATTTGCCATAATGGTCTCCAGCTCCTCAGCCAATATAACGTGAATTCGATCACGACAGTAATTTGCCACCTGGAAAATACAAATCCCATTGCatcaaatatatatgtactgtGGTATCAGTGAGGAGGCAAGCAAATCTATGAGCTTGTAACAGTGTAAGCAAAAAAGAGGGAGATACCTGAGAGCCACCATGGCCATCATAAACTCCAAAGAAATGAGTTGTCAAATGACTTAAGCACCTAGTCATTCCATCTGGCACACGATTCCCAACTAGCATCTGTAGAGGAATTTTCAAGAACCTAGGAACAGTTGCAAGCGCATCTTCCATTTCTGGTCTCCTTCCACATACAGATGTAAATCCCCAAAGGGGTATataatccacttcaaaaatactGCGGCCAACTGCTGCACTTAATCTTTTATTTAGAGGTAGCTGAACAACAACTTCAGATGATTTTGAGCTGGAAACATCCGTACTCTGCTCATCAAGTTTTTCTGCAACTGCCAGAGGCTTGTTCGCTGTCTCCTGACCACCTGACTCTACCAGATCTCCAGTCTTAGCTATAAGTTTGACATTGCAAATGCTTTTCTCAGCATCTACCAAATTCTGACCGTCTATGTCAGATGCTAGCTCAAAACTCATAAAATCATCAGCACATAAACTACTGGAATCACTCACCACGGACAAGGAACAGGAGCTATCAAGAATTTGATCACCATCGAATGATAGGATCTCGTCATCCTCACTTTCCCTGACACCAGCAATCCAGTTGCTGCTTTCATTTTCAGATATCATATGTAGCAACAACGGAGGACCTTGGCACCTACTACTTTCTTCAGATGCAGTAATACTGACGTCTTTCTCTGAATCATCATAGCCAGAATCTGGAAACAAACTTGTAACGTCGTCACCCATTGACTTTAGGCTAGTGACATCCATTTGAGTAGCTATAGTTTGGTTGTGACAGATGAAATTACCTAATCTAAATGGCAGACCAACCGCCAAATACATCTGGTCCATCAAAATCACTATCTTGTAACATCACATAACCTGTCATTGTCAAACTAATAGATCGCTTTTCCTTTGTATCAACAGTAATAATCTTCTCATGAGCTTCATCACACCGTTTTCCATTCCTAGAAACCCCCTACCTCTGATTCATGAAATGCCAATTTTGCAGTCAGATCTGGTAACACAAAACTAGTAAATACCTTTTTGGTGAAAAATTGCACCAAAAAGGTAAGGGAGATTTCTCTGCCTAATCCACTCAAAACCCAGAATAAAGCTTTGATAAATTGAATCAATTAAACACAAGAAAAGGGAGGTACAAAGGAAAAAGGTCATGTAAAATTATAAAGAAGCAGCATGCCCAAAAAAGTGGCAAGAAACACAAGACCCTGAAAAAGATGGTAGCCTTTTGTCACATAAAACTTAAGTACCTTGGATCTGAGGCAATCCAACCCTCGACTCGAGTCTTTTCAAAACAACTATGTAACCAATAAAATGTAATAAATGGGCCTCGATGGAAAATAGTAGAAGAACCACTACCCTTTGTTGTTCACTTTCCTTCTCATCCCCACACTTCACTGGAAGAGtaaatatactactactatcgCTGCTGGAGAAAACATCAATAATGGAACAGTTCAATTTGTGATCACTAATAAAAGACTTgctcatcttcttctttcttttctatttttttcttataataatttCATTTGGTATCTGTTTGGAAAATCATTGTTACTTgaaataaacacaaaattcaattactttcacttttaattaaaaaaataacaaagggACAGGGATAAAAACAGCccaagattttaatttttatggaaGAAAAAtggattattataatttttaatacaaaagTATTTAAGCATTTTCAGAGAGATAAACTGTCTAGATGCCACGTGGAATAAGAATTTGTACTCTCATCCTTCAATAATATTTGTCtgatttattatatatctataatccatatgtatctatatctatatctagatatctagagtaagaagggagcCTTacagtaactggtaaagttactgTCATCTGATCAGGAGGTTACGGGTTCAAGTTTTGGAAATAGCCTCTGATAGAAATGTAACGTAAGACTGCATacgatacacccttatggtggggccCTTCTCCAAACACCACACATAGCACTAattttagtgcaccaggctgcccttttttatatctatatctatattttaatatctatatctataatctataatatattaaaagtgtgaagggtcttagaaatattgattgaactttttacctttcattaaaagtcattgctttagacaaaatcgtctttctactatttttttctaatatttaaaaactaaaaattaattaaatatttttatgataaaatcttttcttattagttattttcctaaaacaaattggttttgtttttatttttggtgcaTCACTATTTCCCAAGAAAGGGTGGTTgacttaaaaaaaaagaaaatatttttcttttgtttttagtaCGTgttgttttgaaaaataaaaaaaacaattaaaactttgcctaaaatatatgaaaacaattaaaattttgcctaaaatatatgaaaatataaaaatcctATTGAAATATTATGCTTAATCTAACATACTACTAATTGTACTTGACCTTTGCTTCTTTTTGTTTCCTTTTAGTATTTAAATTATACTCAAAGATGTAACAAATACAATCGATTTAGAAAAGGATCAAGCTATGTACTTCTATAAATTGTTCTTTTATTTCATGTAACTTTTTAATAGcttccaaaaagaaaaaactttttaatgatatttgagaatttttattcaatttatgtttat contains:
- the LOC107838983 gene encoding probable protein phosphatase 2C 6 isoform X1, with amino-acid sequence MDQMYLAVGLPFRLGNFICHNQTIATQMDVTSLKSMGDDVTSLFPDSGYDDSEKDVSITASEESSRCQGPPLLLHMISENESSNWIAGVRESEDDEILSFDGDQILDSSCSLSVVSDSSSLCADDFMSFELASDIDGQNLVDAEKSICNVKLIAKTGDLVESGGQETANKPLAVAEKLDEQSTDVSSSKSSEVVVQLPLNKRLSAAVGRSIFEVDYIPLWGFTSVCGRRPEMEDALATVPRFLKIPLQMLVGNRVPDGMTRCLSHLTTHFFGVYDGHGGSQVANYCRDRIHVILAEELETIMANLNDENIRQNCQDQWKNAFTNCFLKVDDEIGGAGNHEAVAPETVGSTAIVAIVCSSHIIVANCGDSRAVLCRGKEPMALSVDHKPNREDEYARIEVAGGKVIQWNGHRVFGVLAMSRSIGDRYLKPWIIPDPEVMFIPRTKDDECLILASDGLWDVMTNEEVCDLARKRILLWHKKNGATLPLERGQGIDPAAQAAAECLSNRALQKGSKDNITVIVVDLKAQRKFKSKT
- the LOC107838983 gene encoding probable protein phosphatase 2C 6 isoform X2 → MDQMYLAVGLPFRLGNFICHNQTIATQMDVTSLKSMGDDVTSLFPDSGYDDSEKDVSITASEESSRCQGPPLLLHMISENESSNWIAGVRESEDDEILSFDGDQILDSSCSLSVVSDSSSLCADDFMSFELASDIDGQNLVDAEKSICNVKLIAKTGDLVESGGQETANKPLAVAEKLDEQSTDVSSSKSSEVVVQLPLNKRLSAAVGRSIFEVDYIPLWGFTSVCGRRPEMEDALATVPRFLKIPLQMLVGNRVPDGMTRCLSHLTTHFFGVYDGHGGSQVANYCRDRIHVILAEELETIMANLNDENIRQNCQDQWKNAFTNCFLKVDDEIGGAGNHEAVAPETVGSTAIVAIVCSSHIIVANCGDSRAVLCRGKEPMALSVDHKPNREDEYARIEVAGGKVIQWNGHRVFGVLAMSRSIGKKDRTSQQSFNIRNTWKIL